A stretch of DNA from Salinibaculum sp. SYNS191:
CAGTCTTCGCTGGAGCCCCAGCTATTGTACATCGCCTCGTCGCTCCCGTAGCCGACGGTCACGCCGTCGATCGGCGTCCAGTCCGCCGGGAGGTGTTCCGCCTCGCCTTCGAGCACCCGGAGGACGGCGTATCGAAGGTACTCGTGGGCTTGGTTGTCTGTCGTTCGAGCGACCTGGTCATGCTGCTCGGCAGCGTGCTCAGCTTCCTCGAGGACCGTCGTGAGATAGGGTTCAGTCATCATTCGACGGAGGTAAGAACGCGCCTCCGGCCCTCGGCGGGCGCAGAAAAACTTCCAGAAACTGGAAGCCAATGATGACATAGAGAATTGATCTGGCTCACTTAGCCGTCTGGCTTGGTGCCTTTTGAGAACGAAATTTAATGTGCTACTAGTTACTACATAACACACAAGATGATTCGGGGACTTATCGCGTTTGTGGCATCGCTGTTTACTGAGGCTGTGAAGTTCGCAAAATGGCCATTTAACCCGACCAACGGAAGGGGACAGTACGTCACACCTTCAAACCGCCATTTCCTGACGGGGAAGGCGAATTTCTTGGTGACGGTTGCGTACCGACTGGGTCAAGCAGGGGTGAATTTTGGAAAGGCGCTGGTATTTGATGTGTTGGCTCCACTAGTTGATGCGATAATTAGGATGGCGAGCGACCTCTACCATTCAAATCCCAATTATACTCGAATGGCACTTCGCGGGGGTTTCTCTGCAGTTCAAACGACTTTCGCGATAGGAGCTGCTGGTTTGATGCTACTCGTAGGACTGTTCCGCAAGTGAAGCGCGAGGGTTACTCTTCGAGGACGTCGATGAGTTCCTCTGCCGTCCGACTGATCCGTCCGAGCCGCTCGCGAATGACCTCGGGATCGTCCGACTCCCACGCAGCGAGGTAGAACGCCGATCCGCTCGTGTCGAGCCCGCAGTACCGCCCGACGACGTACGCGACGGCTTCGGCCTCGACTTCGCGTTTCGACCGTTCGGTGTCGTCGTCGACGTCGAAGTGGAGCAGGGCGTGGGCGTACTCGTGAATCAGCGTCCGCGCGAGGTCGGCCTCATTCTCCCGATCGCGCACCTCGACGAGCGGCTGGACGTCGACGAGGCTCAGCTGTTCGCAGATGCCCTTCGCCTCGCCGTGGGTCCACTCCTCGGCTGGAACGATCCGCACCGTCACGCCGAGGTCGTCAGCGGCGACAGTCAACTGTTCGACGAGGTCGCCGGCGTCCCCGGTTGCTTCAGTGTTCAGGTCGGGAAGCGGCTCGCCTTCGGTCTGCGAGACGTCGAACACCGGCGCAGGCTTGAATCCGACCAGGCCATCGGACCACTCCTCGGGCGGCGTCTCATCGTAGTCACAGTCGCTGTCCTCATGGTAGCTCGGCGAATTCTCGCACTCCGGGCACTGCTTGGAGATGATCGGTGCCCAGATCCAGATGGCCGACTCACCCTCCTTGACGTGGCGGTCGAACTCCTCCTGCCACGTCCGGTAGCCCGCCACCCGGCTCGCCTCGGGACACTGCCGCTTGATGAGGAGCGTGTTCCGGTAGGAGTAGTCGTGGAAACGACTCTGGACATCGAGCCACTCTTGGAACTCTTCGCTGGCCTGCGCGTCGTCGACGCCGGCGACGAGGTCGTCGATCCACTGTTCGATGGTACTGTTCATCTCGTCTGATCGCGTGTCGGTCTGGTCGAAGGAGACCGACGAGTCACTAGTCGTAGCCATTGTGTTCACCGAATCAAGTTCACGGCGACTGCGTCTGTTCAGACCGCCCCGCACCCCTCAGGGGCGTTCAAAAAACCGCTCTGTCGGTCAGCGGAGCTCGTGACGTTCGTCCGCAAAGCCAACCGAGACGAGGTACTCGAGGAACTCGTCGAACCGCTCGACGTCACCAGGCGTGTCGGTCGCAAGATGACGTGCCCACTCGATGGCCCACTGGAAGGCGGGATCCGTGCCGCCATTGCCGTGAATGTACCACCACCGGGCCGCTTTCAGCACGACCAGCGGATTCGTCGGCGGCTGCTCACCGGCGAGCCCACGGGTGATGGATTCGATTTCGTCAGGGACGTCGGCGGAATCGACCTCCGCTGATTGCGTGTTGTCGATATCGACCGGGATCTCGTCGATCGAGACGTTGTCGGGACTCTGTTGTTGACTCACTGGTAGTCACCTCTGAGAGCTTTCGAAGAAGCCCTCGCCCTCTCGGGGGCACGAAAAACAGGTCGCGAAATCACGCCGGCGGGAGGTAGACGCTCTGCTCGCCGGCGATCTCCTCCAAGTTGTTCCGGTGACGGTGGCTGAAGTAGCACTCGTAGCTGCAGTATCCACAGATTGCGCCGGTATCGTACTCGGCGACGTACGGGCCGCGGCGAGTTCGCCAGACGTTCGTCCCGCACTCGGTACAGGCGGCGTCCTCGAGATCGGCAGGACTCGGGCCCTCGTACTCCACGGCCACCCCCTCGTCCTGCGGTGTCGTTTCGGGCCAGATTCCTTGGGTCCTCCAAAACTCACGGACGCGGGCGAGGCTGTGGCGCACCGTCTTTCGGACGGTGACGTGGTCGGCGTCGCGACCGCTGTCGTCCCAGCCGTCGGCCGTCCAGAACTCACCGAACTGTGCGCCACGATGCAGCCCGTTCCAGTCGACGCCGACGATGTCGGCCGGTGGCTCGTCGGTGAGTGTCGGTCTGGTCAGCTGTCGAATGGCGTCGAGCTGCTTGGGTGGACTCCCGCCGAGGATGTGGACGCGCCGCCCTCTCCAATCGGCTGGGTCGGAGAACTCGTGGGCCAGGCGGTCGGCGTATCCCCGTGAATACCCGAGGACAAGGTTCTCGGGCATCGCGTCGATCACCGCCCGCGACTTCGGAACGACGATGAGCTCGGCCTCAGGATAGCTCGCTTGGATCTCACGAGCCGCAGCGACGTGGGCGTCGACGTCGTCGATTTCGTCAACGTCCCCGATGACCCCAACCTCTGGTTCGTACTCGAAGAAACGGTCGACAAACCGCTCCAGATCGGGATTTCGGAAATCGTTGTCGAGCATACCAACGGGAAGGCTGAGGTTCTGATACTGCGTCTCTTGGTACCCACAGTCCTCGCGAAACCCGGGAAGGAAGCCGAGTTCGACAGCGTCGACGACAAACGGTGCTCGATGCAGAAACGCCACGTAATCTGCCTGTCTGGCGGCGGCGATTTCGCGGGCGGTGCTGGCGCTGGAGCTCAGCTCGAGGGACATGATTAGGCTCGCGAGGCCGCTGCTGGCTGCCCCGCACCCTTTCAGGGGCCCGAAAAACCGAGGCACAGCGGGTTAACCAACAATAGGGAAACTCACGCGGATTGTGTTGGTTAAGATAGGGCTTACTCTTCGTTCTCACGCAGCTCTTCAGCCTTCCACTTGAGCCGGCGCAGAATCTGCGTCCGATTCTGGTGGGCGTTCTCGTAGGCAACACACTCTTGGAGGGTTTCCATATCCGGGATCGTCGCGATACCGGCCTTGATCAATCGGTAATTCGGTGCTTCAAGACGCTTCTCAGGTGGGAACTCGTCGTCGCTAATCGTGGACTGTTCCATCTCGGTAGACCTCCACCCCTCCAGGGCGAGAAAAACAGAACAGACGACTACGTCACTGACGCGGTGTCAGGCATTCGCCTCTTGGAACCGCTCCCGGAGCGCGTCCTCGCGCTCTTCGAACTGCTCAACTTTCTC
This window harbors:
- a CDS encoding ArdC-like ssDNA-binding domain-containing protein, whose protein sequence is MATTSDSSVSFDQTDTRSDEMNSTIEQWIDDLVAGVDDAQASEEFQEWLDVQSRFHDYSYRNTLLIKRQCPEASRVAGYRTWQEEFDRHVKEGESAIWIWAPIISKQCPECENSPSYHEDSDCDYDETPPEEWSDGLVGFKPAPVFDVSQTEGEPLPDLNTEATGDAGDLVEQLTVAADDLGVTVRIVPAEEWTHGEAKGICEQLSLVDVQPLVEVRDRENEADLARTLIHEYAHALLHFDVDDDTERSKREVEAEAVAYVVGRYCGLDTSGSAFYLAAWESDDPEVIRERLGRISRTAEELIDVLEE
- a CDS encoding DUF6610 family protein, with the translated sequence MSLELSSSASTAREIAAARQADYVAFLHRAPFVVDAVELGFLPGFREDCGYQETQYQNLSLPVGMLDNDFRNPDLERFVDRFFEYEPEVGVIGDVDEIDDVDAHVAAAREIQASYPEAELIVVPKSRAVIDAMPENLVLGYSRGYADRLAHEFSDPADWRGRRVHILGGSPPKQLDAIRQLTRPTLTDEPPADIVGVDWNGLHRGAQFGEFWTADGWDDSGRDADHVTVRKTVRHSLARVREFWRTQGIWPETTPQDEGVAVEYEGPSPADLEDAACTECGTNVWRTRRGPYVAEYDTGAICGYCSYECYFSHRHRNNLEEIAGEQSVYLPPA